Part of the Henckelia pumila isolate YLH828 chromosome 2, ASM3356847v2, whole genome shotgun sequence genome is shown below.
ATTAAATACGCATATATTTCCTTCGGACGTCGCTCTTcgattatttgaattttttttttttgaacttcGATGCACTTGCTTTCTCAAAGATGAAAGATTTTGTGTTGTATATCATGAGACTTATTTGAAAACGCAGCAGGTGTAATTATTCAAATAGTATCAAATATTCACATTAAaatgtgataaaaaaaattgaaaaaactgCTAATTTGATCCTGTatatcactttgcgattttggtcatctatgttttcatatttcagttttagtcatgcatgttccgattttttgcaatttcggtcatttttattcgaaaatgcttacgtgacactgtacacgtcagctccacattaGCACTAAATTGgtgtcacgtcagcgccacgtcggaaaaaaactagaattgccaaaaaaaaataaagatagcagactaaaactaaaatctgaaaatataaaggattgAAAtggcaaagtgacaaacatacaggaccaaaaaaacaattttcccaaaaaaaaattgttaaatgAAGCATGAAACATTATGAAAATCCCCAAGTCATCtagaaaatttaaaaacatactGTTTATTTGGAATTCTTAACAGAGTCATGCTGCCAATAATCAAATGAATGGATTTGCCAAGCGGTGGGTTATTCAATATAAATATCACTTGAAGTTTTTGGTTGCATATATTAAAGATATCACATATTcatgaaaatcaaatcaaatttagCAAGAGCCACTGAGAGTAATTACTCGGATTTTTGGATTAACCGGAACGCATATCCATCAAACTCTGAGCATATACCGTACGTGAATACAAAccccataaataaataaacatcaaGCTAAAAATTAAAAGTATTCACGTAAATATCTTAATACACGCTAAATTGGAATTATTTCAAATAATAGATAAAGTGCTAACATTAAACAGTCGTGGTCATAGATTGTAGAAATAAGTTCAAGATAACTTAATATAACTATAGAATGATAGAAGGAAAAGTATGAAGTTGTTCGGTGAAaattgttggttttggaatataTTTTGAAGGAGAAGTCAGAGAAGAGTGGTTAACATTTTGAAGGATTTGTGGGTTATGTGGCAGGAGAAAATGATGGAGAATTGGTTACCATTTTTACTCCACGATTCTCTCAATATCTACAGCAAAATGAATTATAGGGTATTAATTCTGGAGTTTTCAAAATGATTTCACTACAAATTCGATAAGAAAAATAGGAATTGAGAGAAACAAATAAAAGTTGGGACTGTTTTTGCGTAGAAAACTTGTCCGTGTAAGTTATTTTCTACTAACATCATTTATTTGGTCAATATAGATAAGATTAAGGctccgtttggtttcaaaagtcaggccaaaaaagtactttttaaagttttttttattaacaaggtgtttggttgaccaaaaaaatgcttaaataatcactttttaagtcaaaattagagcttttttaaaagcaaaaaattatagcttttaaaagcacttattttaaaaaatctctgcAAAATCCAAACGAACTTTtaagtttgaatttattttttggCCACACCAACACACTGATTCAGTTTTTAAGAAGGTCtcaaacttaataaaatagaaagaGAAGAAAGAGATTATTAATAATTAACACGGTTATCATTTATCAAGCATATAAatgaatattataataaaaatagtaaataGAAAATATAGATAACGATGTGTATATCAGAGGAATCTATAAAAAGGTGATTTTAGAGTTAATGATTGTGTGATGAGGTTTACATAAATTGTGAATTTAcgcaaggaaaaaaaaatcgtgagttctaaaatttttatttttatttttttagccagagttttaaaattttgatataacagTAATGTGATATACTTCCTCCGTCTCATTTATTTAGACAagattttctttttcatttgtcCCAAATATAGTCTTGTTCCATATTTTGTGTTATAtttcttattcttttcttttaccAATTTATCGtattaaattaatatcaatgactacttgtataattatttttattttattctattaaaattttcattaaataaaggtaaaatgaaaaattattttataaaatttactttttcaaccactttcttaatctgtgtgaaaacACACATTTGTGACAAAGGAAGTAATAGACAATGAAGTTGagtttatgaatttattgttgCGATCACCTAATAGATGTATTTTGGCGAGAcgtagaaaataatttttttttaaaaatggttacttttatgattttttttattatgtgaGAATTTACATCCGTTAAGTTTCGGTGTATATTGGGTAAATCACCAGATTAACGAATAGAAAGTGTTGGTAAGAAAAATCGAACTCGTGGCCATTTGCTAAAAGCTTATATATTCTACCAACTCGAAAACTTCACTCACCTacttattatgattttttttgggtTAAACATGAAcatatgaatttttttgttaaacATGAACATATCGTCATTATCAAGAGAATTGAGCTATTGTCATCTGAAATATGGATATAAAATTTCATACCattcataatatattttaaattattaactataaaataaattttgagaatctatttttttttttcacgttGAATATATTTATGACGAAGGAACCGGAATGCAATGGGGTTGAGTATATGCTACCCGCAGGGTAGTGGCCTGCGAGTGGCGTGGCGGCCCATGATTGATTAAAATTAGTGGGTCCTATGTGGGACCCActgattttgaccaatcatgaaATTACACATCACCCGCAGGACACTATGGATATGGACGAAGGCCCCCATTTTCACGGGAATTATTGAGCAAAACTCGGTAAGTTTGATCCTACCCCATGGGGTAATACCTATGGGATAGGTGAAACTTTCACATTGGTCCAATCATGTGGATCCCACATCAATCATGAGGAAAAATTTCAATCTACTCTATGGGTATTATCCTATGGGACAGATGGATGtattttatttgttcaaattATGTGGACCCCATATAATTCAGTTGGACCCACATGATTTGAACCAACCACTGATTGCCAACTACCCATGGGGTAGGATCGAAGCTACCCAATCATGTGGGGTCCACATCAACCATGCAGTGGATATGGACGAAGGCCCCCATTTTCACGGGAATTATTGAGGAAAACTCGGTAAGTATGATCCTACCCAATGGGGTAATACCCATGGGATAGGTGAAACTTTTTCATTGGTCCAATCATATGGACCCCACATCAATCATGAGGAAAAATTTCAACTTACCCTATGAGTATTATCCTATGGGACAGATGGATGtattttatttgttcaaatcatGTGGGCCTCATATAATTCAGTTGGACCCACATGATTTGAACCAACCACTGATTGTCAACTACCCATGGGGTAGGATCGAAGCTACCCAATCATGTGGGGTCCACATCATTTAGACCAATCACATCTTTCCACCTATCCCATGGGGTAGGACCGAATTTTCCGCAAAACTCTGCAAAAGTACGCATTTTTTCTGACTGTACCCAATCATTCAAATCAATGTTTTCAAAATCTAATCCAACCAATTTAATCGGGAATCCAACCAATTCAACCGGTTACAAATCCGGTCCAAAACACTCGCAAAACCTTTTTCAACGGTTGAGGCAGTCAGAACAAGTCATGAATCGGTCGAACAGGTTAAAAAccggtttttcaaaaaaaaaatttaagaattagtttttttaaaaaaaacattaatctttactatattataatacttGAGACCTTTatctttactatattataatatttgataCTCTTATAAAAACTGTTTTTAGTATGGTGTGAGGACACCAAAATTTCCTTTCAGATTTCCCCTTGATAGCAGCCAAATTTTCACAACAGTTTCTTCCATTTTCTCTTCAATTGAAAATCTAACTGTTCACTCACATGCATTTTTGgaacacaaaattttaatatcatacattaacaaaattttaatatcataCATTATATTACACACACAACTAGTATTAATTATACATTCAtgattatttaaaatttgtaattcgttaaaattattattttagaaaGATTATagctattttaaattaatttatttatttttaaaaattatataactataattaatattttatatataattagttagtttagttttcaaactatgtaaatatatatttgtctATTTATTTACCTcttttaagtttttaaaatttaaaacatattattaattatattatataaacagtTCTCTGGTCTAATCGTCCGACTAAAACGATCCGATTGGTTGAACTGTTTTTATAGATAGATCAGTTCAACCATCGATCCTTTACAAAAACATGACTTCAAATTCCTCAAAATTCACACAGGTAAATGTCTCGTTCAATTGCACTTATAATTAGGTAAATATCCCAGAGTCTAAGAAAGGCATAAATCTTACAAACCCAAATACCAAATCAAACACAAGAAACACAAAACTGTAAGATCTGGTGTTCTTGCATGCCTCTAAAATGATGCTCCTCAATCATcacctttcttcttcttctttttctcctTCTTGCTCGGGGTTTGGACTTCTTCAAGATTCTCATGctttctcttctttttcttcttcttgtctcCTGCACTGTCCTGTTCGTTTTGGTTCTGTAACTCAGAATCATCAGACAAATGTTtcctctttttcttcttttccttcttcCCAGCTCCTTCATTTTCAGGCTCAACACCTTCCACTCCATTTGGAGCGACGGTTTCTTCACCATCTGCcgtctttttctttcttttcttcttattttgCTCTCCATCGGTAACATGACCACCGCCGTTACCAGCTTGCTCAGTGGCAGATGCTACCGCTTCCACCTCTTTCTTGGATAATGGCTCGAGTAGACCAAGAATTGAATCTGCTGCCGGATTGTAAGTCTGcggaaaaacaaaataaaaatttagacatgaaattacaaaataacaGGGAAACAAAGTAAAAGTCTGGAATTTATTGTTAACCTTGGCTGGTGTAATTAATCCACCAGACCCCTTCTTCCTGTCCTTGTCATAAAATTCAATCTTCGGTTTTCCTTTCACTGATCCAGCAGAGCGAATGAGTTCTTTACCTTCTAAGTTCCTCAACCGAACTTCAAGCTGTAAAATTGAGAGGTTGACAATTCATGATCACAATTAAGTATAAAACTGCAAACATAAAGCATGTATCAACCAAAATGCGGTACCTTTGCTCTATTTTCCAGTCCCATTGAATTATCTTGCCCCTCTCCAAGAGCATCACATCGAATTGCCAAAGCAGCTTTTGCTGCGAGTGATCGTGAAATTTTACCTTTGTGCTTTGGCGCTGCTTGACCAATTAAAGATGCATGGTAAATGAGCCCATATTTAGGGGTTGGATGCTTCGTTTTCAAAGCTCTGAAGAGAGCCTTTTCTGCTCCAAGAATTTGAACTGTACTTCCAGGCTGCTTAGCAAGATTTATCAAGCTTCCTCCATGAGCAATCAAGCGAGCACCAACAAGTTCTCCAACAAGGGCAGTAAGATTTGGGGCAACTGTGTTCATTCTGCTCTTCAAGTAGTCGTACAATTGAGCTCTGTACTCAGAAAGTGAAAGAACTTGGTTGCACAAATCCTTGATGTTCTCAAGATCAAGGTCGCTAACTTCAGTTCCCATAGATATCATCGCAGCTTCTTTCAGTTCCACCTCAATCTCTTCTGCCAGGATCTGGGATCAATGTAGAGCATGAACAAGCACCAACAAATGAAATAGAATATACATCAGAGAAATGCAATGCAATTTGGATAAGGAATAAATTTTGATGCATCAAAGTTCAAACAATACCACACAAGAAGAATTCTACAAAATATTTGTTCTCTACATTTGGGGTGCAATGCTGCCACATCAAATTACGAAAACCATGCAACTCTAGAAGGTAGTTAAAAATTAAAAGGTGGCAAGCACATTTTAAGGGGATCCATGAGCTAATCAATAGCCTTGGACATCTATTTATGATGCATAAAGTTATCGTACCTACTAAATATAGATACTGAAAGAAATTCAAGTATCAACAATAAGGTATACAAATGAAAAATCAGAATCCAAATAAATAAAGTTTCTGCACTATTTCGTTAAAATTAAATTCGTCTTGGCAGGGTATCACAGAGGGTTTTTATATGCAAAACATGAGAACTACACTTTCTCGCAAGCAAAAATACCAAGGCACGCAGAATTTATGTGGTCATTGTACTTGCCATtcctattaattaattacatatatatagttataatatatttatcattattgcatcagcaaaattatttacttgcttgCATGGTGGGTAGAGTGAACAGAATCTAAAACATCTACCTCAGAGAAATCAAGCAGGGCGGCATTCGTTCTGTTACCCATCAACTTCACTGCCTTTGCATAAAGTATATTGTCCTGAACAATCTTAGCAAGTTCTGGAAAATGCCAACCATACCATTCCCGAACTCTCATTGCATATGTATTTAGCTCTTTGTCCAGATCATCCAGCAAGCTGATGGCTTGTATTATCATTGTATCAACCTAACATAACAGCAGCCAAAAACTATCAGAAACAGAAACTTTGGGAGTCATGATAACATGATACATCAATTCATGCCCATGGTTTTCACTTTTCACAAACATTAAAATTATAGAAACCCATTTcttttttgtatatataaacCCATTTCCACTCCCTAAGAAGTGGAACTGATTTCAAAGCATGGTTCCAATTGAGGGAGAGGTATACTTTACTTAAGAAATTGAACATTAAATTTATGCTATAATAAAGCTCGGTAAAGAAGTTGCTGAAGTTCCTTCCTCCACTAATTAGATATATTTAATTGCTTAGTATCATAAACATTTGGATTTTTGCGAGATATACATCATTGGattaatgatacaaccatattggtTAAATTGATACTCCCAATGAATCATCGTCGAATACCATACCCAGAACAAGCAGTTACAAACACAGAAATGTTGTGAGCTGTCACTATTCACTACTCCAGTTCTTCAAACAAAGGCTCTATGCCTTAATAGCACACCACGTCTCAATATTTGAAGCAGAAATTTTatgatattaaatattaatcacAAGACCATTTCAACTTTCACAAATTGAGCTTTGTTGTCATCAGAATAAGAGAAACCACGAAATTAGCAGCTGCGTGGAAGCAAAAACAAGATACGTCTACGAAATTCGATATCTCATACAAAATGCTAAAAAGAAAGCTTGTATGAAGTATAATATCATATATCTTGTGAGAGTTGTAAAACGATTCCAAGGGGAGTATCAACAACAGAAATTAACTAGTTAACATTTCACCTTGTCTGGACTGAATTTCAATTTGTATCTGGACAGGCTGTGAGATAATCCCAGACTCATTGGAGCTAAATCTTGCACAGCTAAACCAGATATGAGTTCAGTCAATTGACTTCTTACTCCTCTCATCAGTTCCGTGACAGCATTGTTGTGGACACATTCAATATGCTGCGGTATAAATCACAACATTTTGGTATAAGTCCATGGCAACATGAAACATAATATAACTAGGATGGCATGGTGATGACTCACCATCTTCTCTTTAATGGCATTCCCAAGTTTGGAATCAGCTACAGCTAAAATGTCATCTTTACAATGGGCGCGCAAAAAACTGCGAAGACCTTTGCTGGGCTTACTATCAATCAACAGTGTAGCTGCTGATAGAGCCTCTGATGTGTTCTCAAACTTAGAAAAGGCTTTTAGCTTGACAACCTAAtgtaaaaatcaaacaaatagTTAGTTGCATATGATTTAGAAATTGAATATCACTATGATGATACGTGAAGAATAAAGAAAATCAATATGAGAATCACAAACACACAATCAAATCACCACGGAGCATTTCTCGTCAGCAATTGCATCCCTGCACAATGAGCATCACAAACTACTACCATAAAGGTATTTCTAACTCATAACCCACTTTTCAGGTGTAGAGGTCATTAGAGTTGTATTATCTCTATGATA
Proteins encoded:
- the LOC140880322 gene encoding probable nucleolar protein 5-1, whose translation is MLLLFETPAGFALFKVLDEGKLSKVEDLGKDFSTSESARKVVKLKAFSKFENTSEALSAATLLIDSKPSKGLRSFLRAHCKDDILAVADSKLGNAIKEKMHIECVHNNAVTELMRGVRSQLTELISGLAVQDLAPMSLGLSHSLSRYKLKFSPDKVDTMIIQAISLLDDLDKELNTYAMRVREWYGWHFPELAKIVQDNILYAKAVKLMGNRTNAALLDFSEILAEEIEVELKEAAMISMGTEVSDLDLENIKDLCNQVLSLSEYRAQLYDYLKSRMNTVAPNLTALVGELVGARLIAHGGSLINLAKQPGSTVQILGAEKALFRALKTKHPTPKYGLIYHASLIGQAAPKHKGKISRSLAAKAALAIRCDALGEGQDNSMGLENRAKLEVRLRNLEGKELIRSAGSVKGKPKIEFYDKDRKKGSGGLITPAKTYNPAADSILGLLEPLSKKEVEAVASATEQAGNGGGHVTDGEQNKKKRKKKTADGEETVAPNGVEGVEPENEGAGKKEKKKKRKHLSDDSELQNQNEQDSAGDKKKKKKRKHENLEEVQTPSKKEKKKKKKGDD